The following are encoded together in the Vibrio splendidus genome:
- a CDS encoding sigma-54-dependent transcriptional regulator has protein sequence MSSPSSSAPNLNPNTLTQYQAFSVLVVDDEMGMQAILKKALGKFFGKVSSAGSVEEAEILRSSEHFDLIVLDINLPGRSGIEWEEAFNDNDKRADVIFMTGYADLEMTISALKLGASDFILKPFNLEQMIQAVLRCMDKRLDQRMQYALKRDVSRHIKTELIGNSDKTKQLKLLISQFAPSRASVLIEGESGTGKELVARGVHEASKRSGPFVPINCGAIAPELLESELFGHTSGAFTGAKKNREGLFRVASGGTLFLDEIGEMPLPMQAALLRVLEQRTIRPVGSEKEIAVDVRVVAATNRNLQEEVDKGHFRRDLFYRLNVLKIDVVPLRERPSDLIELVPYFTRLLSSELGMPVPNWAHEDILAMNEYEWPGNIRELKNLVERCILLDKPPAHYWREINGDPVPTSISVTVSHGAEIPNLNNADAAEGYPNTWTLKEVEKSHIEQLVSFHDGNKSAAARDLGVARKTLERKYKEWNTEGSEYAD, from the coding sequence ATGTCTTCACCTAGTTCATCTGCACCTAACCTCAATCCGAACACATTGACTCAATATCAAGCGTTTTCCGTCTTGGTTGTGGATGATGAAATGGGTATGCAGGCTATTTTAAAGAAAGCTCTGGGTAAGTTCTTTGGCAAGGTATCGAGTGCGGGGTCGGTTGAAGAAGCCGAAATACTGCGTTCGAGCGAACATTTTGATCTGATTGTTCTTGATATCAACCTGCCAGGTCGGTCTGGTATTGAGTGGGAAGAGGCGTTTAACGACAACGACAAACGTGCCGATGTGATTTTCATGACAGGTTATGCTGATTTAGAGATGACGATATCTGCGCTTAAGCTTGGTGCTTCAGATTTTATTCTTAAGCCGTTCAACCTCGAACAAATGATACAAGCGGTTCTGCGTTGTATGGACAAGCGCCTTGACCAAAGAATGCAGTACGCGTTGAAGCGCGATGTTAGCCGTCATATCAAGACCGAATTGATCGGCAATTCAGACAAGACTAAACAGCTCAAATTGCTGATCAGTCAATTTGCACCGTCAAGAGCATCAGTTCTTATAGAAGGTGAGTCGGGTACGGGTAAAGAGTTAGTTGCTCGTGGTGTACATGAAGCCAGCAAGCGTAGCGGCCCATTTGTACCAATCAACTGTGGTGCAATTGCGCCTGAGCTTTTAGAAAGCGAATTGTTTGGCCACACGTCTGGTGCCTTTACTGGTGCGAAGAAAAACCGTGAAGGTCTGTTCAGAGTCGCAAGTGGCGGCACCTTGTTCCTAGATGAAATAGGTGAAATGCCACTGCCAATGCAAGCAGCGCTGTTACGTGTGTTAGAGCAACGTACTATTCGTCCAGTTGGCAGTGAGAAAGAGATCGCTGTCGATGTACGTGTCGTCGCAGCAACAAACCGAAACCTTCAAGAAGAGGTCGATAAAGGCCACTTCCGTCGCGATCTGTTCTACCGACTCAATGTACTTAAAATTGATGTTGTGCCATTGAGAGAACGACCGTCTGATCTGATAGAGCTTGTTCCATACTTCACTCGTCTTTTATCAAGTGAACTGGGTATGCCGGTTCCAAACTGGGCACATGAAGATATATTGGCAATGAATGAATACGAATGGCCGGGAAATATTCGCGAACTTAAGAACCTAGTCGAAAGATGCATTCTTTTAGACAAGCCACCAGCACACTATTGGCGCGAAATTAATGGTGATCCAGTCCCAACCAGCATTTCAGTGACGGTGTCACATGGAGCAGAAATACCAAACTTGAATAATGCAGACGCTGCTGAGGGTTACCCGAACACCTGGACACTCAAAGAAGTAGAAAAATCTCACATAGAACAACTGGTGAGTTTCCATGATGGCAATAAATCTGCAGCTGCGCGAGATCTCGGTGTGGCACGTAAAACACTAGAGCGTAAGTACAAAGAGTGGAACACAGAAGGCTCAGAATATGCCGATTAG
- a CDS encoding sensor histidine kinase, which yields MPIRRHWWTKWAFRFKTMVRYRLLFLTSAPIILTLCALVAITLYWSVHYTWQGALIDVDERLDVADNSIHLIQNQQAYNVQAFAESYNFRIKLTSDISKEELTRWVSENKSRYELDFLRWRSVESMEKKLEYLNLTHKESFFNVLSQNQLNDLDQNLARQAEVPMLNSQNVETRGLVSRTVVSIRDKNDHVIGFLDGGILLNNSTQLVDQISNLIYPQREGFNRRIGTVTVFLDDLRVSTNVPLSSEESAGRAIGTRVSHEVHSKVLNEGKEWLDRAYVYDAWYITAYQPIHDQFDNVIGMLYTGYLIWPLVETYLTNLGEISITIVLLLLASGLIVHRGARDLFNPIERIHKVVKLVQMGQDKRIGTLGLNDQHELTLLAKQFDKMLDLLHERNQEIQQAASELECKVHSRTASLKEKTEELELHIKLLNQARDKLVVNEKLAALGELTAGIAHEINNPTAVILGNVELMKFELGDEVARVDEEVHAIMEQIDRIRNITRSLLQYSRHGGVQDEITWQHINPIVDESITLVKTGAKKKGIVYVSQLHAKTSVEVNRNQLLQILVNLQMNAIHAMDGQGTLTISSEDWVENGVSHGAIVHVQDEGCGIKEEQLKRIFSPFYTTKRDGTGLGLSVSQSILSQTGGEIRVESEVGKGSRFSIYLQQKATPQLLVSNL from the coding sequence ATGCCGATTAGACGTCATTGGTGGACAAAGTGGGCGTTCCGGTTCAAAACCATGGTGCGTTATCGCCTGCTATTTCTAACATCCGCTCCCATCATTCTTACCTTATGTGCGCTTGTCGCTATAACACTGTATTGGTCAGTGCATTACACGTGGCAGGGTGCTCTGATTGATGTCGATGAGCGTTTGGATGTTGCCGACAACAGTATCCATTTAATTCAGAACCAACAGGCCTATAACGTTCAAGCATTTGCTGAGTCTTACAACTTCCGAATCAAACTCACGAGTGATATTTCGAAAGAAGAGCTCACACGTTGGGTTTCTGAAAACAAATCTCGCTATGAACTCGATTTTCTACGCTGGCGCAGCGTCGAGAGCATGGAGAAAAAGCTTGAATACCTCAACCTGACACACAAAGAATCGTTCTTTAATGTATTGAGCCAAAACCAACTCAACGATTTAGACCAAAACCTTGCCAGGCAAGCCGAAGTCCCAATGCTCAATAGTCAAAATGTTGAAACTCGGGGGTTAGTTAGCCGCACCGTTGTGTCGATTCGTGACAAGAATGATCACGTGATTGGTTTTCTTGACGGCGGGATCCTCCTAAATAACAGCACACAGTTGGTTGATCAGATCAGCAATCTCATTTATCCGCAACGCGAGGGCTTTAATCGCCGCATTGGTACCGTCACTGTGTTCCTTGATGACCTACGTGTCAGCACTAATGTACCGTTGAGCAGCGAAGAAAGTGCAGGGCGCGCAATTGGTACTCGTGTTTCTCACGAGGTTCATTCTAAAGTATTGAATGAAGGCAAAGAGTGGCTAGATAGAGCGTATGTTTACGACGCTTGGTACATCACTGCGTATCAACCGATTCATGACCAATTCGATAATGTCATCGGCATGCTTTATACCGGTTACTTGATTTGGCCATTGGTGGAAACGTACTTAACCAACCTGGGTGAAATCAGCATTACGATTGTGTTGTTGCTACTGGCTTCTGGTTTGATCGTTCACCGTGGTGCGCGTGATCTTTTCAACCCAATTGAACGCATCCATAAAGTCGTGAAGCTAGTGCAGATGGGGCAAGACAAGCGAATTGGTACGTTGGGTTTAAACGATCAACACGAGCTGACTTTGCTCGCTAAACAATTCGATAAGATGTTGGATTTGCTGCACGAACGTAATCAAGAGATCCAACAAGCCGCTTCAGAACTCGAATGTAAGGTTCATTCTCGTACTGCTAGCTTGAAAGAGAAAACCGAAGAACTCGAACTGCATATCAAGCTGTTGAATCAAGCTCGAGACAAGCTGGTGGTCAATGAAAAACTAGCCGCGTTAGGTGAATTAACCGCGGGCATTGCCCATGAGATTAATAATCCGACAGCGGTGATTCTTGGCAATGTAGAGTTAATGAAGTTTGAGCTCGGTGACGAAGTCGCTCGTGTAGACGAAGAAGTCCACGCCATCATGGAACAGATCGACCGAATTCGAAATATCACACGAAGCCTGCTTCAATATAGCCGTCATGGCGGTGTACAAGATGAGATCACTTGGCAACACATTAATCCAATCGTGGATGAGAGTATTACGCTCGTAAAAACAGGCGCGAAAAAGAAAGGCATTGTCTACGTATCACAACTGCATGCTAAAACGTCTGTGGAAGTTAATCGAAACCAACTTTTGCAGATTTTGGTTAACCTACAGATGAACGCGATTCATGCCATGGACGGACAGGGCACATTGACTATCTCAAGTGAAGACTGGGTGGAGAATGGCGTGTCTCATGGTGCAATCGTTCATGTTCAAGATGAAGGGTGTGGTATCAAAGAGGAACAATTGAAACGCATCTTTTCACCTTTCTACACCACCAAACGTGACGGTACAGGCTTAGGCTTATCAGTATCTCAAAGTATCTTGAGCCAAACGGGCGGTGAGATACGTGTCGAATCAGAAGTAGGCAAGGGAAGCCGCTTTAGTATCTACCTTCAGCAAAAAGCGACACCACAGTTATTGGTGTCTAACCTATAA
- a CDS encoding methyl-accepting chemotaxis protein has protein sequence MKLSNLSIKSKLISIVILSVVLLVMASSFNLMQQRESSMQERQDKLSAQVETAVSLASYYYSQRNVLGEEVAKKQALQAIETLRYDTTNYFWILNQQLNVVIHPLKPELNGKNAGNFKDGAGKHHWREMVNISRTPEEKGFLDYQWMSPQGELKDKISYVQLFPEWNWIVGSGILVADIQDAFYALALKEGLVAVVLSGLLFAMGYAISNNILVPLNKLIGNTHKIADGDLRVRMNMTRKDELGDMSNQIDTMLNKLQSTLRTANESADLSSNMASHIAQASEEAATSVNSQHAQLELLSTAMTEMSATISDVAVNAENTAASTNKVVEHANQNDQNMQVTSKTISQVSENISTANDLVRDLQSGVTEISQVVSVIRDVSEQTNLLALNAAIEAARAGEQGRGFAVVADEVRNLASRTQNSTNEVQSTIEKLTQQAERTFKAMQSSNEKVDHSVVASNETRQQLDVIVNELHNANDMVAQIAAASEQQSTVATEMSESVTGIHLAANEVLQASQSLAEDSQKMANTTEHLTDQLKYFKV, from the coding sequence ATGAAATTAAGTAATCTATCTATTAAATCAAAACTTATCTCGATCGTCATTTTATCGGTTGTTCTATTGGTAATGGCGTCATCTTTCAACCTAATGCAACAACGTGAAAGCTCAATGCAAGAGCGCCAAGATAAACTCAGTGCTCAAGTCGAAACCGCGGTCAGCTTAGCGAGCTACTATTACAGCCAACGTAACGTACTCGGTGAAGAAGTAGCAAAGAAACAAGCGCTGCAAGCAATTGAAACGCTTCGTTACGACACCACCAATTATTTCTGGATCTTAAACCAACAACTCAACGTTGTTATCCATCCATTAAAACCTGAACTCAATGGCAAGAACGCAGGTAACTTTAAAGATGGTGCAGGTAAACACCACTGGCGTGAGATGGTCAACATTTCACGTACCCCAGAGGAGAAAGGGTTTCTTGATTATCAATGGATGAGCCCGCAAGGTGAACTCAAAGACAAGATCTCATATGTACAGCTATTCCCTGAGTGGAATTGGATTGTTGGCTCGGGAATCTTAGTTGCGGATATTCAAGACGCTTTCTATGCACTAGCGCTCAAAGAAGGACTGGTCGCGGTTGTATTATCAGGCCTGTTGTTTGCTATGGGCTACGCGATTTCTAACAATATCCTTGTGCCACTTAACAAGCTTATCGGCAACACCCATAAGATTGCAGATGGGGATCTTCGTGTACGCATGAACATGACACGCAAAGATGAACTGGGCGATATGAGTAATCAAATTGATACCATGCTCAACAAGTTACAAAGCACGCTTCGTACAGCGAATGAATCAGCAGATTTATCCAGCAACATGGCGAGTCACATTGCACAAGCCAGTGAAGAGGCTGCGACCAGTGTTAACTCACAGCATGCACAGCTTGAGTTGTTGTCGACAGCGATGACAGAAATGAGTGCCACCATTTCTGATGTCGCTGTTAATGCTGAAAATACTGCCGCAAGCACCAATAAGGTTGTCGAGCACGCAAATCAGAACGACCAGAACATGCAAGTAACGTCTAAAACCATATCTCAAGTTTCAGAAAACATTTCGACCGCGAATGATCTCGTCAGAGACTTACAATCTGGTGTCACAGAGATAAGCCAAGTGGTGAGCGTGATACGTGATGTATCTGAGCAAACGAACTTGTTAGCGCTTAATGCGGCAATAGAAGCAGCCCGAGCAGGTGAGCAAGGAAGAGGGTTCGCGGTAGTCGCAGATGAAGTACGTAACCTCGCAAGCCGCACTCAAAACTCAACCAATGAAGTTCAATCGACGATTGAAAAACTGACTCAGCAAGCCGAGCGTACCTTTAAAGCAATGCAAAGCAGCAATGAGAAAGTCGATCACAGTGTTGTCGCGTCTAACGAAACTCGCCAACAACTCGATGTGATTGTGAATGAACTGCACAACGCCAACGACATGGTCGCGCAAATCGCCGCTGCATCGGAGCAACAAAGCACGGTAGCAACCGAAATGAGTGAAAGTGTCACAGGGATTCATCTTGCAGCAAATGAAGTATTGCAAGCTTCACAATCGCTCGCAGAAGACAGTCAAAAAATGGCGAACACCACCGAGCACCTTACTGATCAGTTGAAGTACTTTAAGGTCTAA
- a CDS encoding mechanosensitive ion channel family protein, with translation MKKLFILLFVGLASAVSFPTFATEELANVENISKIASLVRWSGVFFSMIVIAAMWLLLKFINSLVTSFGSQFVQYRMLLQKLQSFTQFFIYVSTGLIVFMMSFRINDQILALIGGTLAVSVGFALKDLAASFIAGITVMIDRPFQVGDRVTFEGNYGDIITIGLRSVRMRTLNDDIITIPNNKFLNEVTTSGNYGALDMQVVIPFYVGMNEDITLARDLIQEAASSSRYIHLPKPVTVLVKQTITDNYLAIQLTCKAYVVDTAYEKLFETDITLRVMKEFRKHNINPPKISVTAH, from the coding sequence ATGAAGAAGTTATTTATCCTACTATTTGTTGGCTTGGCAAGTGCTGTCAGTTTCCCGACCTTTGCGACGGAAGAGTTAGCTAACGTAGAAAACATCTCAAAGATTGCGAGTTTGGTGCGTTGGAGCGGTGTGTTCTTCTCCATGATCGTTATTGCCGCAATGTGGTTGTTACTTAAGTTCATCAATTCGTTGGTGACCAGTTTTGGTAGTCAGTTCGTGCAATATCGAATGCTGCTACAGAAACTGCAGTCATTTACTCAGTTCTTTATTTACGTGAGCACCGGCCTTATTGTGTTCATGATGAGTTTTCGAATCAACGATCAAATACTGGCTTTGATTGGTGGTACCCTCGCCGTGTCGGTCGGCTTTGCGCTTAAAGACTTGGCTGCGTCATTCATTGCCGGTATCACGGTGATGATTGACAGACCTTTTCAAGTTGGTGACCGTGTCACGTTCGAGGGTAACTATGGCGACATCATTACCATTGGTTTGCGTTCTGTTCGAATGAGAACCCTGAACGATGACATTATCACGATCCCGAACAACAAGTTCTTAAACGAAGTAACGACTAGTGGTAACTATGGCGCGCTGGATATGCAGGTGGTGATTCCATTTTATGTCGGTATGAATGAAGACATCACCCTAGCTCGAGACTTGATTCAAGAAGCGGCGTCTTCAAGTCGTTACATCCACTTGCCGAAGCCTGTTACGGTTCTGGTCAAACAGACGATTACGGATAATTACTTGGCGATACAGTTAACTTGTAAGGCCTATGTGGTCGACACGGCGTATGAGAAGCTGTTTGAAACCGATATTACCTTGCGTGTGATGAAAGAGTTTAGAAAACACAATATCAACCCTCCGAAGATTTCAGTGACTGCACATTAA
- a CDS encoding ATP-binding protein: protein MRSLSRFLIFTLAIISWPSHANLEYDLQSQPQVSNSAVDLDKRIDSLPDPLFMEQSDRRQVNILLAEVLRVQKLEIKTFEQQVKAYRDNNDADQWFSVQTSYVTLNSLNVSKQHLLEQTNSANKERLTGFGPYGVTQFKQEWELTKLNIEYLVYFQIRSFKALVKDIFISPVPVIWASLKVLFIYFGLVWWLANSTRLIELFRVNFLEAKTNPPFLVRVIWYISRAERAIAWLIAITLSLRVLSSIPSLQHLIFLEIFTWWILGGSIAISFILEFAYRLGRTSNQEVIALRLSTIRRYVWSIIVAGLTLQISSITLGKGTIYSWIYSALFFWFVLVTISVLRLWRAKVFDTLQHISDRPVWVNWAVNRKETFLLNILATAIGIVWLSVYNFQHRIMALLSSYTLFSQALAYLFRIEVAKQSDLDKNQQNLVRIKGDKTYEYILPGNIDSTLIDYAGDEVKQLSRYLMSDSPAICIVSGERGVGATTLLYTLLHKVSNAEPVYVSCPYAGYQELLAHLAVSIGLEEEATEIQILAHLRKSNTTYLIAIDNAQRLVKPMVGGLSDLIRLTNLLRRSKKNHRVVISIAKSSWRFVDRARGERLLFDLVCFLPRWTEKQVGDLLNSRINTELEKPLSFDGLVVPKQWDQDDMSEEERARQGFYRILWHYSDGNPTVALRFFRLSLNRNKETDQAVVRLFHVPEAQELENMPKPMLAVLRSIVQLEIASPEVLSECTQLSIAEITGILRYFESRGYIGWHEEKARISEHWFRHITNVLDRQHLLVK from the coding sequence ATGCGTTCACTTTCGCGCTTCTTAATCTTCACTTTGGCCATTATCTCTTGGCCGAGTCATGCCAACTTGGAATATGACTTACAATCTCAGCCTCAGGTATCTAATAGTGCTGTAGATCTGGATAAGCGTATTGATTCCCTACCTGACCCACTCTTTATGGAGCAGTCGGACAGACGCCAAGTCAACATTTTACTTGCCGAAGTTCTGCGAGTTCAAAAGCTGGAAATCAAAACCTTCGAGCAACAGGTAAAAGCCTATAGAGATAACAACGACGCCGATCAATGGTTTTCCGTGCAAACGAGCTACGTCACATTGAATAGCTTGAACGTAAGTAAACAGCATCTTTTAGAGCAGACAAACTCCGCGAATAAAGAGCGCTTAACCGGTTTTGGCCCATACGGCGTGACTCAATTTAAACAAGAGTGGGAATTAACCAAGCTCAATATTGAGTATCTTGTTTACTTCCAAATTCGTAGTTTTAAAGCACTAGTTAAAGACATTTTTATTTCTCCAGTGCCTGTCATTTGGGCTTCTCTAAAGGTGCTGTTCATTTACTTCGGTTTAGTATGGTGGCTTGCCAACAGCACTCGCTTGATTGAGTTGTTTCGAGTTAACTTTCTCGAAGCGAAAACGAACCCTCCTTTTTTGGTTCGTGTGATTTGGTATATCAGCCGTGCTGAGCGTGCGATTGCTTGGTTAATCGCCATCACACTTTCTTTGAGAGTGCTTTCTAGCATCCCTAGCCTGCAGCACCTGATTTTCCTAGAGATATTCACGTGGTGGATTTTAGGCGGTTCGATTGCTATCAGCTTTATTCTTGAATTTGCGTATCGCTTGGGTCGCACATCAAATCAAGAAGTCATCGCGCTGAGACTATCGACTATTCGTCGCTATGTTTGGAGTATTATTGTTGCAGGTCTGACTTTGCAGATATCGAGCATCACACTGGGTAAAGGCACCATTTACAGCTGGATCTACAGTGCGCTGTTTTTCTGGTTCGTGCTGGTCACGATATCGGTACTGAGATTATGGAGAGCGAAAGTCTTCGATACGCTGCAACACATCTCCGATCGTCCGGTGTGGGTTAACTGGGCGGTAAACCGTAAGGAAACCTTCTTACTTAATATACTGGCGACGGCAATTGGAATCGTGTGGTTGAGTGTTTACAACTTCCAACATCGAATCATGGCATTGCTTTCTAGTTACACGTTGTTTAGTCAAGCATTAGCCTATCTCTTTCGAATCGAAGTGGCTAAGCAGTCTGATCTTGATAAGAACCAACAAAACTTGGTTCGAATCAAAGGAGACAAAACCTATGAGTACATTCTGCCGGGCAATATCGATAGCACTTTAATTGATTACGCAGGCGATGAGGTTAAGCAACTCTCTCGTTACTTGATGTCGGACAGCCCTGCTATTTGTATTGTTTCAGGCGAACGTGGTGTGGGCGCGACAACGCTGCTTTATACCTTGCTGCATAAAGTCTCCAACGCAGAGCCTGTTTACGTGAGTTGCCCTTACGCGGGTTACCAAGAGCTCTTAGCGCATCTAGCCGTGAGCATCGGCTTGGAAGAAGAAGCGACTGAGATTCAGATCTTGGCACACCTGCGTAAAAGTAACACCACGTACTTAATTGCGATTGATAATGCCCAACGATTGGTTAAGCCAATGGTCGGTGGCCTGTCTGATTTGATTCGTTTAACCAATCTTCTCCGTCGTTCTAAAAAGAATCACCGTGTCGTGATATCGATTGCTAAATCAAGCTGGCGATTTGTCGATCGAGCGCGTGGTGAGCGTCTTCTGTTTGATTTGGTGTGTTTCCTACCACGTTGGACAGAAAAACAAGTCGGTGATCTTCTAAATAGCCGTATCAATACGGAACTTGAAAAGCCGTTATCGTTTGATGGTTTAGTTGTCCCTAAGCAGTGGGACCAAGATGACATGAGTGAAGAAGAACGCGCACGCCAAGGTTTCTATCGAATCTTGTGGCACTACTCTGATGGCAACCCTACCGTTGCGCTGCGATTCTTTAGGCTCTCTTTGAACCGCAATAAAGAGACAGATCAAGCAGTGGTACGTTTGTTCCATGTTCCTGAAGCGCAGGAACTCGAGAATATGCCAAAACCTATGCTGGCTGTACTTCGCTCTATCGTGCAACTGGAAATAGCTTCTCCGGAGGTGTTGTCTGAATGTACTCAACTGAGCATTGCAGAGATAACCGGGATTCTACGTTATTTTGAAAGCCGTGGTTATATTGGTTGGCATGAAGAAAAGGCTCGAATTTCTGAGCACTGGTTCCGCCACATTACAAACGTTCTCGACCGTCAACATCTACTGGTGAAGTAA
- a CDS encoding ABC-F family ATPase, which produces MISTANITQQFGAKPLFENISVKFGEGNRYGLIGANGCGKSTFMKILSGELEPSAGNVSYDPNERVAKLNQDQFAYEEFTVIDTVIMGHKELWAIKQERDRIYSLPEMSEEDGMKVADLEVQFAEMDGYMAEAKAGELLLAVGIEESLHFGLMSEVAPGWKLRVLLSQVLFADPHIMLLDEPTNNLDMDTIKWLEDTLNQRNCTMIIISHDRHFLNSVCTHMADLDYGALRLFPGNYDEYMTAATQARERLLSDNAKKKAQIAELQTFVSRFSANASKAKQATSRAKQIDKIQLDEVKASSRQNPFIRFEQSKELFRNALVVENLSQGFEEDLYNKFDAIFEVGERVAIIGENGVGKTTLLNTLAGALEARTGEYKWSENSNIGYYAQDHAHDFEEDLNLFDWMSQWRQEGEDEQVVRSFLGRMLFGQDDIKKSVKVISGGEQGRMLLGKIMMHKPNILLMDEPTNHMDMESIEALNLALENYKGTLFFVSHDRVFVDSLATRVLEIKDGKINDFRGTYAEFLKARA; this is translated from the coding sequence TTGATCTCCACAGCAAATATCACCCAACAATTCGGCGCTAAGCCACTTTTCGAAAATATTTCAGTTAAGTTCGGCGAAGGCAACCGCTACGGTTTAATCGGCGCGAATGGCTGTGGTAAATCGACGTTCATGAAGATCCTTTCTGGTGAACTTGAGCCAAGTGCTGGTAACGTAAGCTACGATCCAAATGAGCGCGTTGCTAAGCTAAACCAAGACCAGTTTGCTTATGAAGAATTCACGGTAATCGACACGGTTATCATGGGTCACAAAGAGCTTTGGGCGATCAAGCAAGAGCGTGACCGTATCTACTCTTTGCCTGAAATGAGCGAAGAAGACGGCATGAAAGTGGCTGATCTTGAAGTTCAGTTCGCTGAAATGGACGGTTACATGGCAGAAGCGAAAGCAGGTGAGCTTCTTCTTGCGGTAGGTATTGAAGAATCACTGCACTTCGGTCTAATGAGCGAAGTAGCACCAGGTTGGAAACTTCGTGTTCTATTGTCTCAAGTACTGTTTGCAGACCCGCATATCATGCTTCTTGACGAACCAACGAACAACCTGGACATGGACACCATCAAGTGGTTGGAAGATACGCTAAACCAACGTAACTGCACAATGATCATCATTTCGCATGACCGTCACTTCCTAAACTCAGTTTGTACACACATGGCTGACCTTGATTACGGCGCACTTCGTCTGTTCCCTGGTAACTACGATGAGTACATGACAGCAGCGACACAAGCTCGTGAACGTCTACTTTCTGATAACGCGAAGAAGAAAGCACAAATTGCTGAACTTCAAACGTTCGTTTCTCGTTTCTCTGCTAACGCATCTAAAGCGAAACAAGCGACATCTCGTGCTAAACAGATCGACAAGATTCAACTAGATGAAGTAAAAGCGTCTAGCCGTCAAAACCCATTCATCCGTTTCGAACAGTCTAAAGAGCTATTCCGTAACGCGCTTGTGGTTGAAAACCTATCTCAAGGTTTTGAAGAAGACCTATACAACAAGTTCGATGCGATTTTCGAAGTTGGTGAGCGTGTTGCTATCATCGGTGAGAACGGTGTGGGTAAAACAACACTACTTAACACACTAGCGGGTGCTCTAGAAGCGCGTACTGGTGAATATAAGTGGTCTGAAAACTCAAACATCGGTTACTACGCTCAAGATCACGCACATGATTTTGAAGAAGATCTAAACCTGTTTGACTGGATGAGCCAATGGCGTCAAGAAGGCGAAGACGAGCAAGTTGTTCGTAGCTTCCTAGGTCGTATGCTGTTTGGCCAAGACGATATCAAGAAATCTGTAAAGGTTATCTCTGGTGGTGAGCAAGGTCGTATGCTTCTTGGCAAGATCATGATGCACAAACCAAACATCCTGCTAATGGATGAACCAACAAACCACATGGATATGGAATCTATCGAAGCGCTTAACTTGGCTCTTGAGAACTACAAAGGCACATTGTTCTTCGTATCTCACGACCGTGTATTCGTAGACTCTCTAGCGACTCGTGTTCTTGAAATCAAAGACGGCAAGATCAACGATTTCCGCGGTACTTACGCAGAATTCTTGAAAGCACGTGCTTAG